The Anoxybacillus flavithermus genome has a segment encoding these proteins:
- a CDS encoding sporulation protein yields the protein MNQTLAYLREALANYADRHHAVAIHLYKKLISKPYKNEEQFVRDLSPKEVAFLDRMLRQEMKYAKEEQDNIRIYHLNEVYEQLI from the coding sequence TTGAATCAAACGTTAGCTTATTTACGAGAAGCACTAGCAAACTACGCTGACCGTCATCACGCGGTAGCCATTCATTTATATAAAAAACTAATAAGTAAACCATACAAAAATGAAGAACAATTCGTCCGCGACTTATCACCAAAAGAAGTCGCCTTTTTAGATCGCATGCTACGTCAAGAAATGAAGTATGCGAAGGAAGAACAAGACAATATTCGTATTTATCATTTAAA
- a CDS encoding glycerol dehydrogenase — protein MNIPIPSILEIGEGVIWRIDELIKTYRFSKAVILFDDFTSQTYEQEMKRAISSAVVHTVCLPPQLDIVDIMKRAFELPHCDVMIAMGGGAVIDCGKYMGFLRQVPFLSIPTSASNDGFASTNCSLLVNGKKTTVPAKVPFGILADLQIIQQAPDRFILAGVGDLMSNITALYDWEFEQNHGVSRVNAFAAMISKKAVNSFIRTPMQNIKHPIFLKELISSLTMGGISTVISGNSAPISGSEHLISHALDKISSSPHMHGIQVGIATYIMAHVQQHRAERITKVFTRTGFFDYVKTLQLNKEEYRQAIHIAPTIKPNRYTYIHDETYRKRAVQLLDEDPILQEIFV, from the coding sequence ATGAACATCCCAATTCCATCTATTCTTGAAATTGGCGAAGGTGTCATTTGGCGCATAGACGAACTGATAAAAACGTATCGTTTTTCCAAAGCTGTTATCTTATTTGATGATTTCACTTCCCAAACGTACGAGCAAGAGATGAAACGAGCCATTTCATCCGCTGTTGTTCATACTGTTTGCTTACCACCACAGCTTGATATCGTAGACATTATGAAAAGAGCGTTTGAACTCCCCCACTGCGATGTGATGATAGCAATGGGTGGCGGGGCAGTCATTGACTGCGGCAAATATATGGGATTTTTACGACAAGTGCCGTTTCTTAGCATACCAACCTCTGCGTCAAATGACGGTTTTGCAAGCACAAACTGCTCGTTACTTGTCAATGGTAAAAAAACAACCGTTCCCGCTAAAGTACCGTTCGGCATTTTGGCTGATTTACAGATCATTCAGCAAGCTCCTGATCGTTTTATTTTAGCAGGAGTAGGCGATTTAATGTCGAACATTACCGCGTTATATGACTGGGAATTTGAACAAAATCACGGCGTCAGTCGGGTAAACGCTTTTGCAGCGATGATTAGCAAAAAAGCAGTCAACAGCTTTATCCGTACACCAATGCAAAATATTAAACATCCTATTTTTCTAAAAGAATTAATTAGTTCGTTAACAATGGGCGGCATTTCTACTGTGATTAGCGGAAATAGTGCGCCGATTAGCGGATCTGAACACCTAATCTCCCATGCGCTTGATAAAATTAGTTCATCGCCACACATGCACGGTATTCAAGTAGGAATCGCCACATATATCATGGCACATGTTCAACAACATCGGGCTGAACGCATCACAAAAGTGTTTACACGTACCGGATTTTTCGATTACGTCAAAACATTACAGTTGAACAAAGAGGAATATCGCCAAGCAATCCACATCGCACCGACCATAAAACCAAACCGCTATACGTATATTCACGACGAAACATATCGAAAACGAGCCGTTCAACTGCTTGATGAAGACCCTATTTTACAAGAGATTTTCGTATAG